The Halotia branconii CENA392 region TGACAGGACTTCCCTCTATAGCATTACCCGATGGGACAGGAGCCGGTGGGGCTAATGATATCAAATTTGATGCCACAGGTAAGCCTTATATTCTCGTTGGTTATGCAGCTAATCCTGCCGATCGCGATCGCAATTTAGGTAACACTGATCTAGGAAAAATAATCACTGCTGACTTTAACACCAATTCTTGGACAAGTGTTGCCGATTTAGCTAACTATGAACTCGCTAACAATCCTGATGGCAAGGATTTAGCTAGTAATCCCTTGGGTTTATTAATTGATGGCAATACTTTAGTGGCTGTTGATTCCGGTGCAAACGACTTGCTGAGTGTGCAGACTGATGGTAGTAATTTACAGGCAATTACCACTTTTCCTGAAGATATATTAACTAATCCAGTCTTTCCACCTTCTGGTTCTCCATCCAACGAACCATCACAAGTACCATCCCAAGAAGCAGCAGCACCGCCGTCACAGTTTCCCATTCAAGCAGTACCCTCCAATATTGCTAAAAGCCTTGATGGTACTTATTACATCAGCCAATTTACTGGTTTTCCTTTTCCAGAAGGGGGCGCAAAAATTTATCGCGTTGGTGCTGATGGTAAGCCAACAGTCTATGCAGATAACTTTACCCAACTCACAGACTTAGAATTTGATCCGACTGGCAATTTGTATGCTTTGCAATACGCCAATCAGTCGGCTTGGAAGGGCAATTTAGAGGGTTCTTTAATCAAAATAGCTACTGATGGCACTCGGACAACTCTTCTTAGTGGCAATGGATTAGAGTCACCTAGCGCCTTGGCAATTGGTGCTGATGGGTCAATTTACATCACCAATCGCGGCGGCCGTCCTGGAGTTGGACAAGTTCTAAAAATTGAAAATCCTAAATCTGTACCTGAACCTAATTTCACTTTAGGTCTATTAGCGATCGCTGCTTTGGGCATTGTTTGTAGCCAGGGCTTAAGCCTTACTTTTATGCAACCCAAATAAATGCTCATCAGCCTAAAAAGTTTCACACCAAGTTCAATATTTACCCTGCGTTCAATTACTAACTCTTAATCTCCAAAAACATGAAACTCAAATCAGTTGCTTTAGCTCTTTTCACTGTTTGTATTGCCACAGCTGCTACTGCAAAAGCAGCATCAGCCGCAACTCTATCAGTCATTGCCGACGGTCTTGATAACCCCCGCAATTTGGCATTTGATCCTGAAGGTAATATTTATGTAACTCAAAGTGGTAAAGGTGGTGACGGTAAAGATGGTAGATGTATTCCCTCACCTAGTGCTGGATATATACCTTTATGTGCTGGTCAAAATGGTTCTTTAACCAAAATTGCTAAAGATGGTACAAAAACAGATATTATATCTGGTCTGACTTCTTTAGCATTATCGCCCTCTGGAGAACAAGCAGCAGGCCCTGCGGACTTTAAATTTGATTCTAAGGGCAATGCTTATCTTTTAACTGGTCTTGCAGGTGATCCAAGCAATCGTGACACCGTTTTAAAATCACCAGACTTAGGACAGTTATATAAAGTAGACTTAAGCACAGGTTCTTTGACAAGTCTTGCCGATTTTGCAGCCTACGAAACCGCGTTTAATCCCGATGGCACTGACCTCATTTCCAATCCTTATGCTTTTGTCATTAAAGATAATGATGCTTATGTAGTTGATGGGGGCGGAAACACAATATATTCTGTAGGACTAGATGGTAGTGGTATTAAAAATGTAGCTGCATTCCCTCAAAAAGTCGTACCTAGAGATAAACTTGAATACCCAGATCTTGGCCCAGATGTAGATCCATCTACACTGCCAGTCACCCAACAATCAGTACCTACAGGAATTGCGATCGCTCCTGATGGCAGTTTAACAGTCAGCGAATATACTTACTTTCCTTATCCAGAAGGAGAAGCACGGCTGTTTAAAGTTGATCCTAATGATTTGTCTATTCAGGCGATCGCTGATGGCTTTACACAACTAACTGGTGTGACTTACGATGCTGAAGGCAATTTATATGCCTTGCAACACATTAATAGTTCCGAATGGAAAGAAATTCAACAAGGCGGGATTATCACTGGTGATATTAGCGGTGCTTTGATCAAAATATCTCCTGATGGTACTCGTGAAACTATCTGGAGTGGTGATGGATTAGAAGCAGCTTCTGGTATTACCTATGGTCCTGATGGTAGTTTCTATATCTCCAACCGAGCCAGACTTGCAGGCACAGGACAAATTATCAAGATTGATCCCAACGCTAAACGAGTTCCTGAACCCTCTTCTACATTGGGTGTAGTTACTGCTGCTGCTTTCGGTGCAGGTTCAATACTTAAACGCAAACGTAAAGCAGAGATAGCTTAATACCTGTTAACAAAATGGAATGCTGCCTCACAGAGAAAGTTGCATTTCGACTAGGAGGCAGCAGCCCGAAACTCAGGGTTCCCAAGCTAGGACTGGGAACAAAATTAGTACCACAAAGAGTATACCTTATACAACCAGTACTTAAAATTCATGGGATTAGTCAAAAACTTGTCAATCGGCATTATTGGCGCTGGGTTCACTGTGTTAACAACAGTTGCCCAAGTTAAAGCTGTAACATTAACTTACGACAGAAGTATTGGTAGTCCTGG contains the following coding sequences:
- a CDS encoding ScyD/ScyE family protein — encoded protein: MKLKQLTITFLTFCVAAFSGMKAAKAASFKVIADNLNNAGGLSFGADGNLYVTEAGTGGNGACVPPSSGQGDSLCYGTNGAVTRIKNGKQERVLTGLPSIALPDGTGAGGANDIKFDATGKPYILVGYAANPADRDRNLGNTDLGKIITADFNTNSWTSVADLANYELANNPDGKDLASNPLGLLIDGNTLVAVDSGANDLLSVQTDGSNLQAITTFPEDILTNPVFPPSGSPSNEPSQVPSQEAAAPPSQFPIQAVPSNIAKSLDGTYYISQFTGFPFPEGGAKIYRVGADGKPTVYADNFTQLTDLEFDPTGNLYALQYANQSAWKGNLEGSLIKIATDGTRTTLLSGNGLESPSALAIGADGSIYITNRGGRPGVGQVLKIENPKSVPEPNFTLGLLAIAALGIVCSQGLSLTFMQPK
- a CDS encoding ScyD/ScyE family protein encodes the protein MKLKSVALALFTVCIATAATAKAASAATLSVIADGLDNPRNLAFDPEGNIYVTQSGKGGDGKDGRCIPSPSAGYIPLCAGQNGSLTKIAKDGTKTDIISGLTSLALSPSGEQAAGPADFKFDSKGNAYLLTGLAGDPSNRDTVLKSPDLGQLYKVDLSTGSLTSLADFAAYETAFNPDGTDLISNPYAFVIKDNDAYVVDGGGNTIYSVGLDGSGIKNVAAFPQKVVPRDKLEYPDLGPDVDPSTLPVTQQSVPTGIAIAPDGSLTVSEYTYFPYPEGEARLFKVDPNDLSIQAIADGFTQLTGVTYDAEGNLYALQHINSSEWKEIQQGGIITGDISGALIKISPDGTRETIWSGDGLEAASGITYGPDGSFYISNRARLAGTGQIIKIDPNAKRVPEPSSTLGVVTAAAFGAGSILKRKRKAEIA